A region of Fusarium keratoplasticum isolate Fu6.1 chromosome 6, whole genome shotgun sequence DNA encodes the following proteins:
- a CDS encoding putative MFS hexose transporter, whose amino-acid sequence MSPALDQEGLQHAIQDSQPWHKTASLIHLYLGLIAPLLTSAAWRFDLSLTDGLQSIKVVMDNFGNPTGAKLGFYGASMSVGGLVAYIVGGPLNDYLGRHTLVFVGAALVAGMVIMETFSTSLEMFSGAKLILGFGSNLQQLAAPVLVTELAYPKQREAITSIYKTCIFIGLIIGSWITFATFRMESQWFCAESPRWLVAKGRIEEARQILIKYHGNGVEDDVVKAELQEIIAGLDADKTMLKPNKEGIKTILGSKGNRHRLWLGFWTAVGSQCLGSNFVSTYLPLILDQVGTTTSKDKTLINGLVNIWQWVCAVTAALVIPRVGQRTIFLTTTTGNTVTFIIWTALTATYLRDPKNSYGIGTILVIFAFSFFTAICWIPLLIMYPLEMVTTKQRGIFFSWTMFCVNASSFIASYLNPVALENIQWRYYIVQCVFNALVLAIVYFTFVETRGLTLEEVAVIFDGSEGFDYSNAMISAGMGKEVELAETTQEDDATTKGTATKTV is encoded by the exons ATGTCGCCTGCTCTGGACCAGGAAGGGCTCCAGCACGCCATTCAGGActctcagccatggcacAAGACCGCCAGCTTAATTCATCTCTACCTCGGGCTGATTGCACCTCTACTCACATCGGCGGCTTGGAGATTTGACCTAAGCTTAACAGATGGGTTACAATCTATCAAAGTAGTCATGGATAACTTCGGTAACCCGACCGGCGCGAAACTTGGCTTCTACGGAGCCTCCATGTCTGTAGGTGGGCTCGTCGCTTACATAGTCGGCGGCCCTCTTAACGATTACCTGGGCCGTCACactcttgtctttgtcggTGCAGCCCTGGTAGCTGGCATGGTTATCATGGAAACTTTCTCAACCTCGTTGGAGATGTTCTCTGgggccaagctcatccttggtTTCGGCAGTAATCTCCAACAACTAGCCGCCCCAGTACTTGTCACCGAGCTCGCCTACCCAAAGCAGCGTGAGGCCATCACATCGATTTACAAGACTTGCATTTTTATTGGCCTTATTATTGGCTCTTGGATCACTTTTGCTACGTTTCGCATGGAGTCGCAGTGG TTTTGCGCCGAGAGCCCGCGTTGGCTAGTCGCCAAGGGGCGTATTGAAGAAGCGAGGCAGATTCTGATCAAGTATCATGGCAATggcgtcgaggatgatgtcgTCAAGGCGGAGCTACAGGAGATCATTGCAGGCCTGGACGCTGACAAGACCATGCTGAAGCCTAATAAGGAAGGCATCAAAACGATTCTTGGCTCCAAGGGCAACCGTCACCGTCTGTGGCTGGGCTTCTGGACTGCAGTCGGTTCTCAATGCCTCGGCAGCAACTTTGTCTCGACTTACTTGCCTCTTATTCTGGACCAGGTCGGCACGACTACCTCCAAGGACAAAACGCTCATCAACGGTTTGGTCAACATCTGGCAGTGGGTCTGTGCCGTTACCGCAGCCTTGGTCATTCCTCGTGTTGGACAACGCACCATTTTCCTGACGACCACCACTGGTAACACTGTCACATTCATTATTTGGACTGCTTTGACCGCTACATACCTCCGTGACCCTAAAAATAGCTATGGTATTGGTACCATTCTCGTTATCTtcgccttctccttcttcacagCCATCTGCTGGATCCCGCTGCTCATCATGTACCCACTTGAGATGGTTACCACTAAGCAGCGAGGTattttcttctcttggaCAATGTTTTGCGTCAACGCATCCAGCTTCATCGCCAGTTACCTGAATCCGGTAGCCCTGGAGAACATTCAATGGCGGTACTATATCGTACAGTGCGTCTTCAACGCTTTGGTTCTGGCAATTGTCTACTTTACCTTTGTGGAGACGCGTGGTCTtaccttggaggaggtggcagTTATTTTCGATGGAAGTGAGGGCTTCGACTACTCAAATGCCATGATCAGTGCCGGAATGGGGAAGGAAGTTGAGTTGGCTGAGACGACGCAGGAGGATGATGCCACCACCAAGGGCACAGCCACAAAGACAGTCTAA
- a CDS encoding FAD linked oxidase: MAATVKAYPISSLRLTENRVWTRVLMFPPAALNDMVEAFSSFDPPAVPLNVQITFLYSPPGAPAAGSPIIVLSATYYGPSEDAEKAATKLFEVILVGKALKALTPQAIKESFAKWPQVMEQPPGAARTSVVFYKFNPDKLRAKGNMKDIENRFLEGRDRGSTAMALTWCVAPASRDRLVDFVDEFLNTCRCSGGVPPKTFANTMRLGVNLDELFQEEKLEELQRVREHWDPHSAFWSPYKPALTTQTRL, translated from the exons ATGGCCGCAACGGTGAAGGCCTACcccatctcttctctgcGTCTAACCGAGAACAGGGTGTGGACTCGTGTGCTGATGTTTCCTCCCGCCGCCCTCAACGATATGGTTGAAGCATTTTCCTCCTTTGACCCACCAGCCGTGCCTCTCAACGTCCAAATCACCTTTCTATACAGTCCGCCTGGTGCTCCCGCGGCTGGCTCACCCATCATCGTTCTCTCAGCGACATACTACGGTCCTTCTGAGGATGCTGAAAAGGCCGCTACCAAGTTGTTCGAAGTGATTCTTGTCGGAAAGGCCCTCAAGGC CTTGACtccccaggccatcaaggagagctTTGCGAAATGGCCTCAAGTCATGGAACAGCCTCCCGGCGCGGCTCGCACGTCAGTCGTGTTTTACAAGTTCAACCCAGATAAACTCCGCGCCAAGGGAAATATGAAGGATATTGAGAACAGGTTCCTTGAGGGGCGAGATAGGGGCTCAACagcgatggccttgacgtgGTGCGTAGCTCCGGCGTCGAGAGACAGGCTAGTCGACTTTGTAGACGAGTTTCTCAACACTTGTCGATGTTCAGGCGGAGTTCCGCCGAAGACATTTGCGAATACGATGAGACTTGGTGTGAACTTGGACGAGCTGTTTCAGGAggagaagttggaggagttgCAAAGGGTGAGGGAGCATTGGGACCCGCATAGCGCGTTCTGGAGCCCGTACAAGCCGGCCCTGACAACCCAGACACGTCTCTGA
- a CDS encoding 6-phosphogluconate dehydrogenase, decarboxylating, whose protein sequence is MEITKLLTRVNYKVGIIGAGTMGGAVALLFADNGLDVYVHDTSHSSLEKVASNAQAAGLSERVHICKDYDVLCQGLGTPKVFMISLPNGRPGDAVVKQLQPHLTKGDILIDASNEYYERTQSRQDILRPLGVAYIGLGISGGSFGARNGPSLMPGGEKWAVEQVLPLLARIAAKDDHGRPCVTNIGPRGSGHFVKMIHNGIEHGIMSSLCEAWELMDKCLKMTGDEIGQVFDSWHAEGELRGNFLVSISGPICRTKSRIDGGSLLHQIRDAVVQDANDSEGTGVWANVEAVASHVPAPSLTTAHYLRLASADVHQRSVVNASIGSFSPQPFEVAPDQRASILEQLRQAVYVTSLVCFIQGFDVLEHKNRQEDWGVDMTRVLAVWRAGCIIKSDYLFDLLDAAYAQDFSTHLLCRQEIADEIKKFWPSLKAIVLEGLKADAHVPCLSATLEYLKYIGGTDLPTCFSEAQLDSFGAHGFDLKTEPLRHLLKGNYHETWSGV, encoded by the exons ATGGAGATTACGAAA TTACTGACCCGCGTCAATTACAAGGTCGGCATCATTGGTGCGGGTACCATGGGTGGCGCCGTGGCCCTTCTCTTCGCAGACAACGGCCTAGATGTATACGTCCACGACACTTCACACTCGAGTCTCGAGAAGGTGGCCAGCAATGCACAAGCGGCCGGCCTATCGGAGCGAGTTCACATTTGCAAGGACTACGATGTCTTATGCCAAGGACTCGGTACACCCAAAGTCTTCATGATCAGCCTCCCCAACGGCCGTCCAGGAGATGCTGTAGTCAAACAGCTCCAGCCTCATCTGACAAAAGGAGATATCTTAATTGACGCCTCGAACGAATACTACGAACGCACCCAATCGAGGCAGGATATTCTCCGCCCCCTCGGCGTCGCATACATCGGTCTGGGGATATCTGGGGGCAGCTTCGGTGCACGAAATGGCCCTTCACTTATGCCCGGCGGCGAGAAGTGGGCTGTGGAGCAGGTTCTGCCCCTCCTGGCAAGAATTGCGGCCAAGGACGATCATGGCCGTCCTTGTGTGACCAACATTGGCCCCAGGGGAAGCGGCCATTTCGTCAAGATGATACACAACGGCATCGAGCACGGTATAATGTCTAGCCTCTGCGAGGCATGGGAGTTGATGGACAAGTGTCTGAAGATGACTGGTGATGAGATTGGCCAGGTCTTCGACTCTTGGCACGCTGAGGGAGAGCTA AGGGGCAACTTTCTCGTGTCAATCAGCGGGCCTATCTGCAGGACCAAAAGCCGTATCGATGGCGGTTCCCTTCTACACCAAATCAGGGACGCTGTTGTCCAAGATGCCAACGACTCTGAGGGCACTGGCGTTTGGGCCAACGTCGAAGCTGTGGCATCCCATGTGCCTGCACCGAGTTTGACCACGGCCCATTATCTACGACTTGCCTCAGCCGATGTGCATCAGAGAAGTGTTGTCAATGCCTCGATAGGCAGCTTCTCTCCCCAGCCGTTTGAAGTTGCGCCTGATCAACGAGCCAGCATTCTTGAACAACTACGACAGGCTGTCTACGTCACAAGTCTTGTCTGCTTTATCCAAGGATTTGACGTGCTGGAACACAAGAACCGACAAGAGGATTGGGGTGTTGACATGACGCGCGTGTTGGCCGTCTGGAGAGCCGgctgcatcatcaagtcTGATTACTTGTTCGACCTCCTAGACGCGGCTTACGCTCAGGATTTCAGCACGCACCTTCTGTGCAGGCAAGAAATAGCGGATGAGATCAAGAAGTTCTGGCCTTCGCTAAAGGCTATTGTGCTTGAAGGTCTCAAGGCCGATGCGCATGTGCCTTGCCTGAGCGCTACATTGGAATACCTCAAGTACATTGGCGGCACCGACCTTCCAACCTGCTTCTCGGAGGCTCAGCTTGACAGCTTTGGAGCGCACGGGTTTGATCTTAAAACAGAGCCTCTCAGGCATTTGCTAAAGG GAAATTATCACGAAACTTGGTCCGGCGTCTAA
- a CDS encoding MFS domain-containing protein translates to MADNINTSGRPDKPTIETMENSDKMLPLSERINAASTMDPATRARVEKRLKLKLDARCGLFVLIYIMNYLDRNNIAAARLRGLQEDLKLDDNEYATCLSILYVGYILMQVPSNIFINRIQRPSLYLAAIMLIWGLISTLSGNTHNFAGMVTVRFFLGFTEAAFLPGALLILSKWYTRRELTKRNAILFCGNLISNAFSALIAAGVLSKMDGVLGHASWRWLFWIEGAITMGIAIAAAFILPDLPHNTKGFSREELEVAQLRIIEDVGEADVDAEGQGPFDGLYMALADPKIYVMMITFAAYVVGLSFNAFFVGIPLHPIPPILVGTYLPLTQPTLTGTLGLDYVPTLLMSSPPWLFSCIVSLIVAWSSDRSQEKFWHIVGPIGIGLVGFIISMCTGNVAARYVALFLQAASYAGYIVFYSWISSTFPRPPAKRAVAIALINAFAQLGNIAGSYVWGLKDNGFRGSYGIVTAMFGATVVGALALRMMLVRMNKQLEEQEEAWETQRDVAQQMRDEADEALRMQKGFRYLL, encoded by the exons atggccgacaaCATAAACACGTCGGGCAGACCTGATAAGCCGACCATCGAGACAATGGAAAACTCGGATAAGATGTTGCCGCTCAGTGAGCGCATCAATGCTGCTTCGACAATGGATCCAGCAACTCGTGCGCGCGTCGAGAAGCGcctgaagctcaagctcgatgcTCGCTGCGGCCTCTTCGTTCTCATCTACATTATGAACTATCTCGACCGCAACAACATCGCCGCTGCCCGCCTCAGAGGTCTGCAGGAGGATTTGAAGCTGGATGATAACGAATATGCGACCTGCCTCAGTATTCTCTACGTGGGCTATATCCTTATGCAGGTCCCTTCGAATATCTTCATCAACCGGATCCAACGACCCTCGCTATATCTGGCAGCCATTATGCTTATCTGGGGCCTGATTTCCACTCTTTCAGGCAATACCCATAATTTCGCGGGAATGGTCACTgtccgcttcttcttgggctttaCTGAGGCCGCTTTCCTTCCTGGCGCGTTGCTTATTCTCTCTAAGTGGTATACGCGTCGGGAACTTACCAAGAGGAACGCAATCCTATTTTGCGGTAACCTTATTTCCAACGCATTCTCAGCTCTTATTGCAGCTGGTGTGCTGTCGAAAATGGACGGGGTTCTGGGGCATGCTTCTTGGCGCTGGCTCTTCTGGA TTGAGGGTGCCATAACCATGGGTATTGCTATCGCCGCAGCTTTTATCCTTCCTGATCTTCcacacaacaccaagggcTTCTCCAGGGAAGAGCTTGAAGTGGCCCAACTCCGAATAATCGAGGATGTTGGCGAGGCTGATGTGGATGCTGAAGGTCAGGGGCCCTTTGACGGCTTGTACATGGCTCTCGCGGACCCCAAGATCTATGTCATGATGATAACTTTCGCCGCATACGTGGTTGGTCTGTCGTTCAACGCTTTCTTTGTAGGGAttcctctccatcccatccctccCATACTAGTCGGCACATACTTACCTTTGACGCAGCCCACTCTCACCGGCACGCTTGGTCTCGACTACGTTCCAACCCTGCTCATGAGCTCGCCGCCGTGGCTGTTCTCGTGTATCGTTTCTCTCATCGTTGCATGGAGCTCCGATCGATCCCAGGAGAAG TTTTGGCATATTGTAGGCCCAATTGGTATCGGCTTAGTTGGCTTCATTATTAGCATGTGTACAGGGAACGTTGCTGCTCGCTACGTTGCTCTCTTTTTACAAGCAGCCTCTTATGCCGG TTACATCGTCTTCTACTCTTGGATCAGCTCAACCTTTCCCCGTCCCCCAGCCAAACGTGCCGTCGCTATCGCATTGATCAACGCGTTCGCCCAGCTGGGCAACATCGCCGGCTCGTACGTCTGGGGCCTAAAGGACAACGGGTTCCGCGGGAGCTACGGCATTGTCACAGCCATGTTCGGCGCCACCGTCGTCGGAGCACTGGCCCTCCGCATGATGCTTGTGAGGATGaacaagcagctcgaggagcaggaggaagCCTGGGAGACGCAACGTGATGTTGCCCAGCAGATGAGAGACGAGGCAGATGAGGCGCTAAGGATGCAGAAGGGCTTCAGATACCTTCTTTGA